The following proteins come from a genomic window of Salvia hispanica cultivar TCC Black 2014 chromosome 4, UniMelb_Shisp_WGS_1.0, whole genome shotgun sequence:
- the LOC125224500 gene encoding cyclin-dependent kinase 3-like: protein MVPVKVVGGSGSFGDKIEMVVNTQREYAVFQALNPTFVRKGNYSGIVRCLDNTTIDMVPVKVVGGSLGDRFEMIVKTQREYTILRSLNHPRIIRAIALDLHPHYSSIIMSYMAYDLGKCIRELGNAMSKSLIKVLLAQAIQALSYIHGCDLVHDNLRPEHLFVDLENINITIGGLSHAHSPNFARLHGSYDPLEIWGRAEFTPASDVWSLGAIFAQVLTGRHFPYAHEELLNQQEVLFVNIDGQGRDLLNRMLQLVPLQRITMVPVKVVRGSGSLGGRIEMAVLLAQAIQTLSYIHGCDLVHGNLRPGHLFVDLENINITIGGLSHAHSPNFARLHGSYDPLEIWGRAECTPASDVWSLGAIFAQVLTGRHFPYAHEELLNQQEVLFVNIDGQGRDLLNRMLQLVPLQRITLGETLGHPFFNDVPANHMLLPLIP, encoded by the exons ATGGTACCGGTGAAAGTTGTCGGAGGTTCGGGTTCCTTTGGCGACAAAATTGAAATGGTTGTAAATACGCAAAGGGAGTATGCAGTTTTCCAAGCTTTAAATCCGACTTTCGttagaaaaggaaattatTCTGGCATTGTTCGATGCCTAGATAATACGACTATCGATATGGTACCAGTGAAAGTTGTCGGAG GTTCCCTTGGCGACAGATTTGAAATGATTGTCAAAACGCAAAGGGAGTACACGATCCTCCGATCATTGAACCATCCTAGGATCATAAG GGCGATTGCACTTGATCTACACCCTCATTATTCCTCAATTATAATGTCATACATGGCATATGATTTGGGAAAATGCATAAGAGAGCTTGGTAATGCAATGAGTAAAAGTTTGATCAAA gtGCTTCTAGCACAAGCCATTCAAGCCTTGTCATACATCCATGGATGTGACTTGGTGCATGACAATTTGCGACCGGAGCATCTATTCGTAGACTTGGAGAATATCAACATTACTATTGGTGGTCTTAGTCACGCGCATAGTCCAAATTTCGCA AGACTTCACGGGTCTTATGATCCACTCGAGATTTGGGGAAGAGCTGAGTTCACGCCTGCCAGCGATGTATGGTCTCTTGGCGCCATATTTGCCCAAGTGCTCACCGGGAGACACTTTCCATATGCACACGAGGAGTTGCTAAATCAGCAAGAAGTGCTCTTTGTGAACATTGATGGGCAGGGACGTGACTTGTTAAAT CGTATGCTTCAGTTAGTGCCACTTCAAAGGATAACTATGGTACCGGTGAAAGTTGTCAGAGGTTCGGGTTCCCTTGGCGGTAGAATTGAAATGGCT gtGCTTCTAGCACAAGCCATTCAAACCTTGTCATACATCCATGGATGTGACTTGGTGCATGGCAATTTGCGACCGGGGCATCTATTCGTAGACTTGGAGAATATCAACATTACTATTGGTGGTCTTAGTCACGCGCATAGTCCAAATTTCGCA AGACTTCACGGGTCTTATGATCCACTCGAGATTTGGGGAAGAGCTGAGTGCACGCCTGCCAGCGATGTATGGTCTCTTGGCGCCATATTTGCCCAAGTGCTCACCGGGAGACACTTTCCATATGCACACGAGGAGTTGCTAAATCAGCAAGAAGTGCTCTTTGTGAACATTGATGGGCAGGGACGTGACTTGTTAAAT CGTATGCTTCAGTTAGTTCCACTTCAAAGGATAACTCTAGGAGAGACACTAGGTCATCCATTTTTCAATGACGTTCCAGCAAACCATATGTTATTACCCCTGATACCATGA